In Fusarium falciforme chromosome 9, complete sequence, the sequence GAGCTCAAGGGCCTTGTCAGCGGAGATGTTGAGGTGCACACCGTGAGCGGCGCAGATGTCAAGGTCGTCAACACAgccgagaaggaagaagtcgGCATCAAGGAGACCAAGTGGGACGGCCAAGGAACCTTTACCTTCCCCAAGCACTCCCTCACTCTTCTTCGCTGGAAGCTGTAGAGGGGGCGTTGCTCCAGGACGCGGACACCTGAGCAGAGTTATCGCGGCCGGCATCCAAGCAACTTGGGGCGGTGGCGTAGTTGGGAGCGCGTCAGACTGAAGCTACAACTTCAATCAACATTCACATGAATTATCTGAAGGTCACCGGTTCGATCCCGGTTCACCCCATGAGGTTCTCTAGGACTCTTCTTTTTGCACTTGGTGGGTCTTTTTGGTGGGCTTGGTATGGGGGCATGGTTGGATACCTAGGTATAGAGATATTGATAGAAGTAACGACGTATATGAATTAGAGTCATGAAGTATCTTGGCCTCATCTTATTGTGCTATTCTCAGTGTCTGTCATGTCACGCCTGTCATTGCGTTGAGTCTCTCTCATCACTGCAttttgcccttattattctCCACCTCGCTTATTCCCACTAATCCTTCTTTTCACCATTCACCTCTGTCTTGGGTGTATCCTCAATGGCCTTTGGTGCGTCTTCAATAGCCTTGCTTTCTTCCTTCGCCTTGGCCGCGGCTTTATCCTGGGCAGCTCGCTCCTCTACCCATCCCTCCACAGCCTCGACAGCCCCATGAGGATCATCCTGGTGCGTGAGCAGGAACCCCTGAAGAGCCGCAGGGCTAAACGTCAACTCGGGAACCTTCTTTCCAAACTCGACAGCCAAAGAGTTCAAGTCTTCCGTCTCTGTCAGTGACAtcctcatctcctcctccgcctcttcAGCCTTGTCCTCGTACATTTGCGTGAACAGCTGTGTGGCCATGTGAGAAGTCGCCAGCCCGAACTTAACCGAGAAATCAACTCTTCCTGGGCGCAGGAGAGCTGGGTCAATGTTTTCAGTGTGGTTCGACGTCATGACGAGGACTCGTCCTTCCTGTGCTCCAACGCCGTCGATGACGTTGAGAAGCCCCGAGAGGGAGACGGGCTCCCGCTCCCGAACGCGCTTTGGCCCAGCAGGGGTTTTGGACTCGACCGAAATAACCTCTCGCTTGTGGGTGAGGTTTGTCGCGTCAATGTCCTCGAGCAGCACAAGACAAGTACGGGGCAGATCCCGGAATAGAGTCGCCAGAGTATCCTCGGAGAGAAGCGGCGAGTTCAGGCTGATCATGTAAATATCCAGACCCATTATCCCAGCAGCCGCAAGAGTCAGACTCGTCTTGCCGGTACCAGGGGGTCCGGAGAAGAGGTACCCCCGACGGTAGGGAATGCCCCTAGTGGCGTACCAGCGCTTCGTCCGGGGATCCAGGTACCGCTGGAGATCCTTGATGAGGCCTTCCTTGATGGACTCATCCAGTGCGATTGTCGACATGGGCCTCGTAGCCTTGGACATGTACTTGGACCAGGCGAGGTCATCGCCATAGACCTTGACTGCGCGGTAGATGCTGGTGCGTCCCCTCTGTTGTTGCAGGTGCTCCATCCGGGCGTTGTAGATGAGCCTCTTGAGCACTGTCGCGTCTGTTCCAAGACACGAGATGACAATCTTTTCGATGTGGCGACCAAAAGGTTGAGTGTTGTTCTCCTCCAACGACCTGGTAAAAGTCAAGAAACGGCCCCCGTAACGAAGAAAGTGTGTACCCATGGCGGGTGTCCAATGCAGCGGTCGAGCATTGTAAAGTGAGATGTTGGACCTCAAATCAGCGAGATTGTTGCTAGCAGGCTCAGCCAAGTCGGGATcaccgtcctcctcatcgtcatcttccgagttgatgctgctgctagCGAGAAGACGGTGGTTGTTCTTGGACAGGCTATGGGCGGCAACCCAGCGCATAACATAGGTGTAAATCTCATCGCTCGCACTGATCTCAACAGACGAGATGAGTCGAGTCTTGACGACGCCCTTGACAGCATCGTAGACGTACGGCGCGAGAAACATCAAGAAGGTGGCGTTGCGGACTGATGTGAAACCAGGGAACAGAGCATCCAGAGCGGCCAGCGCTGACCCTTGGCCGAGGATACTGCCAGCTGTGCTTGGGGACTCCATTTTGTGTGATGTAGGTGTCTGAGGTTGCTATGCATGGAAAAAAGTTTAGAAGGCCAAGCAGGCCAGTTATATATTCGTTTCAACGGCATGTTCATAGCCTTCGCTGCCTATCGTCCCACCTGCATCGCCATGTCCAGCTGGGGTTGCCAGAGGGTGGGGATATCAATGACAGAATACAGCAGACAGTGTCCTATCTGTTGAACGCTCACTATTTCTGTCAGCTTTGGGCTGTGCAATATCCAACCTATCAGACACGCACATTTTCTTGTCCCCTTTTGGCTGCGCAAGAGACTAAATCCTTCATGACGGGCGTGCATTAGAGACGCGAGGCTCACCAAACCAGAAAGGGTCCAAAATACCTGCCGATCCATCCGTGCAGAATGAAACCCCAGGTACCCGTGACTTTGAAACTGGATACAGAAGGCCAAAAGAGGCAACCTGCCAGACGCACCGCCTTGCTGCCTTAGCTTGACATCTCCACTTAAGAGTTCGTTCTCGTTCAAGGTCAGTATCCTTGCAGCCCTACAGGTTGCCTTGTTGAGAGAATATGGCTGAGGCGAACCATTTTGAATGGATGGGAGGCTTGGATCCCTGTCTTTAGAGGCTGTTCAATGCAGATACGCAGAAACGAAGCTTGCCACAGTGGGATCACGGGTTACAGCGCAGGTTGGGTGAAACCGGCTACCCTATATCAATAAGGGATCGGCCAGAAATGCAGCAATATGTCGCGACTCAAGGCGTTTCAAGACTTGATAAATCATTATTTGAAGCGTGAATTGCTACTTTATCTCACTGACAATGTTTAACCGACTGTCATAATCTCGGTTGTTATGCCATAGTCGGTTGAGTACGGATCGGCACTTGTTTGATGCTATCACCATCCTTGTTCAGTTGCCTTTTTACCCACCTGGCTTCAACTACGATCAGCTGCGAAAGCTAATTATTCCCGTAGCCAACGATAGCATTGTATCTGACCCATAgtagctgctgctgcctaGATGAAAAAGGCGGTCATGCTATCACTTTCCCCTAGTTGCATTGACTCAACATGCTCTTGTCAGTGGGGTCCTGCTGTGTATCAGCTTCGGGCGCACCCGTAGCGGGAAATGAATCCTCTTTGGGCAAAACATCAAGGAACAATGCCCGAGCACCTATTCCTCACTTTAATTCTACACTCTAGATACACTTGAACCTATCCAGAACACACAAGACCGAACACCTCTAAGAATGTCTCGGCCGATTGTGGAACCCTCTCTCCAACAACCGTTGACGAGtggcttcttggccgtcGATTTATGGCAATAGTGTCCGTCGCCAATGCCTAGCTCGACGCCACCCGGGAAGTTAAGATGGGACAGCGCAGACTTTGAAAGTAAAAGATGGGAGGAATTGGCGAGAGTCCTGTTGTCTCTTTTCGACTTTTGGACGTTGAAATGTCTTTCAAGAGGGTTGTCGGTTttggctgctgccgccgctgatGCGCTTGTCTGCAGACCGGGCTCATCTGTCGTTTTGTCTTCTGCATTGACCACGAGCACATCTATTCTGGGGACCTTTTCAACAGCCATCCTCTCAACCGGCGAGGAGTCAATAGCTTCCACTACCACCGAAACCACAGCTTCTACCAcaacctccatcaccatctcgaCATCCGAAGAGCCAACATCATCCACAACCTCCTACATGCTCGCCTCGTGCCCTACCCAAGGCCTGGTCTGCGGAATATCAGGCGGCTCGACGCCCAGACCTAGCATTAGGTTCACCACCTTCCAGGCACCGGCGTCGAGGACTGCAAGACGGGTTGCGCCGCGGCCGCAGACTgcggcttcttcctcatcagtAATGGATCCAACACCTGCGTCCTGTTCAAGGTCCCTAGCGGACCGGCCGGCTTCGTGAGGTCCGAGACTGGAGGCTATATCGGCTACGATCGTGGGTGCTTCATCTGCCAAGGCTCGCCCCGATTATCGGGCCAGGAACTTGCAAGGACGTGGCATTGAAGTATGCGAGCCGCGCCTACAAGGACAACGTGCCCGGGTTGAGGACCTCAGAGTTGCGCTTGGTTGCGCTGTGATACTGAGACGTGTATCAACATTGAGCTTTAGCGCGGCTCGTGCTGATGAGATGAAGTAAGTGCGGTGATGTTCGGCATGATGGTGGACTTTGCGGATGGCTTATCAGATaagctcctccagcagtCCTGCCAAGCCGAGACAACCCCAGGCTTGGGCCTTTGTGTGTATATACAAACTTGAGCACATAATTACGTGTAGATGGATGGACATGCATAGAGTAATGATACCCAGGGTCAATTGAACCTCATCTTGCAAGCTCACCATCGTGTGATCCTCAcgtggatgatgaagatgggaaCTGACCTCAGCAAGTTGACAAAACAACTGCCAAGCTTCTTCAAGATAATGTCATCAGTTATCGGACCGCCAGCCCTACTTCCCTCATGACATCTTCAAACAACCGCCCATCTTTGTCGTGGTAACCGGCTAGTACCCAAACGCCGGGCTCGGCAGATGACGTCCTTGCAAAGACAATGGCGCAAACGGTAGGCAGAAACAAGGCGTCTCCAAAAACGTCAATGTCTCACAAGAAATGATACTATACAAAGAAACTCACCAGACAAGTTTAAAGAAACATACAGGCTTGGAAACTTGTTCACCTGCTTGCTTCTCGTCTACCTGAAACGCCCCGTCTGCTTCACTACACGCTTTGCCGCTGTCAACACACCCCGGCCCGCGACCCTCCTCGGCGCTTGTCAACCAAGATGGAGAGCTTCTGAGTGGACAGGTACCTGTGCCGCAAATTGTTGCGGTAGGGGTACTTTGCAGGTCATGTCCAATCGTGGATTAGATTTGCTCTCAAAATAGATGAGCTAGTCTGTTTCGGGAGTCGCCAATGGTTTTTGAGTTAAACGCGCGCCTGGAAGGGCTGGCCAATTGGATAACCACGGGACCCCACAACCCACTCCCAGTGAACTCACTctctcttcaacaccaaggcaTTGCATCTTCTTGTTATCGTTCCCTCTTGGGCAACCGTTTCTTCTTCGCCTAGAACGGTTGGGCGGCAAACCACAATCGTCGGCGAACTTTAAAAGAGATGCTCTGAATAGATCTGCAGGGGTTGTTTCGTTTCATCTTTTCACACAAGACCCCTGCTTGCTTCTTGTCCCTGCCGGCACCGATGATGCGCATTCTCGCCAGAACAAAAATACCCATGTTGTTTCTGCACAAGATACACTTCCCGTCGTTCGTGCAGCCTTTGGCGATCCCCGCGGGCATTCTACTCTGTGGTTCTTTTTTCGTCCCTTCTGGCTCCACGTTTGACTTTGGCACACCACTTCTCACCCGGAATCCCTGTAGCCCCCGTTTCATTTCCCCAGGCGCCCGATTGACTGTCAGTCCGCCACATCAGAGTTAGCGACCCATGCTGGACTGTCATGAACCGCTCTCGAACCTGCAAATTGGCTGGCTGTCAAGATCTAGAGCCTCTCTCTTAGTTGTCCTGTCAACATGTCACTAATGTACATGCCATCTGAACTAAACATGgccagacagacagacggCTCGAACATGCTCCCGTCTCTTTCTCTGGTCTTCAACACCCCGCTTAAAACCTCTGGCGCTTGCTCAAACTCTTTCGTGCTACGGATGAATCCATATTCCAGCTCCGCTCTCCCCATCCTCAGCAGATTCACCCTAGCCGCCCTGCCAaactccccctcccccctcccccctccaCTCCCCCTCCTAACCGCCGAGCTCTAAACAGCCGCCGCCATGTCCCGACCAATATCCGTGACCTATTCATAGCATACTCTTAGCTCTAGACACAAGTGTGCCGTTTCATTGCCATCTGTCGTCCCTCTTTGCCCTGTTTCACTCACTGCCAGAGCCGCCCAGGGCTAGATTGGGTACATGGTATCTTTGCCTCAGCTTTCGGGCGAACGATCCACTCTGCGATGGCGTCGCGGGGGTGCTTAAAGCTTGCCTCATATCCGGCCTTCTCATGGcctctttctcctctctcctcAGACAACCTTTCCTTCGCTATACAGCATCATTCCTATTTTTTCTCCTTTCCTTTCCGTTCTTGGTTCATTCTCCTTTGGTCGATATTCCATCTGTCGCTTTCATCATCTGGGCTTCAAAACATTTCCTATTATTTCCTTGACTCTCTGAAACCCAATCGTTGATTTCCTTTTGGCATCTCAATCTTTATCGCTTCGGCCGATTACACACTTGAACCTCCGGGCCACCATCTTCAAGACCGGACCAAGCAGACCCAGGCCGGTTGACCCAGGCCTCACCCTCTCTCTTACGCTTAATCCGTAATCTCTTGTTACAACTGGATCCTTCATCAACTGgatcctcttctcttctaccTATCTCTACATTtctttcttccttttcctcATCATGCCGAAACACACTCGCGCTCCCAGCAACCCCCAGAACCGCTACAATCCTGGTCTTCCTGTTTCTCTTGCTCCTTCGCCTCTGTATAACCAGCACCGGATGACCATGCCATCCACATACTACAACATCCCTACCACTGCCACCTCCTCTATGGCCCTTCAGACCCAGGCCCAGCAGCCCACCTACGAGTCCTACACGAGCACAGCGCCGACTGTGTCGGTGCCCCCTCCGGTGCAGCACCGAGCAAGCTCGGGAGCATGGACTCCTCAGGATGATCAGCAGCTGCTCACGGCTCGGATGCAAGGACTCAACTGGGGCCAGATCCAGGCCAACTACTTTCCCACAAAGACCCCCAATGCTTGCCGCAAGCGTCACGAGCGGTTGATGGAGCGCAAGGGCGCTGATGACTGGGATAACCTGAAGCTCCAACGGCTGGCCAAGGAGTACATGGCCATGAGGAAGGAGATTTGGAGTGGACTCGCCGCTCGAACAGGCGAGAAGTGGAATGTTGTTGAGGCCAAGGTGAGCACTCAGTGTTTTTGGGTCTTTACAATACTAACATCCTTCCAGTGCATGTCTAATGGCCTCAAGAATCTTCAAAGCGCCGCCCGCGCCGCTGCTCGCCGCGACCGTCTCGAGTCCGGCGCTCTCTCAGGGTATGACGACGACAGCGGCATCTCCGGCATGGGCCTGACACCCGTTGACGAACTAGACGCATCCTATAGCAGCCCCGAGACAACCTCATCGGTCGTGCACTCGGTGCCCGCCTCGGCCACCGCCTCGTTCCACCAGCTGCAGTCGCAGGCCCAGATGGCGGCGCTCGGCAACGCCCAGTACGGCAtggcagccgcagccgccgccgcgtaCGGAGGCGGCTACGGGGGACACGGGTACTCGTCGAGCGTGAGCTCCAGTGCCAGCGCCGGCCATGGGTATGCAGCTCATGCTGGGAATGGGCACAGTCAGGGTAACAGCCCGCAGCAGTATTTGACGACACAAAGACCTCAGAGCTCAGATATGGGCATTGGGAATCTCATCAACCGACCACGAGCCAATGTCTAATGACCACTTATCATGGCTATCACCCTTCTCCTTACTCTCTCTCATTCTTCGACTTTCACCATACACATCCTCATCTACTTCTTCTCTCTCACAAACAAACCCCATCTGTCGCCGTCCATTCTTTTCTTTGTCTGTTTCCAGCATTCATCATGTTGGCGGTTCCAGTCCTTTTTACTGCATGGCGAGCAGCAGCACGGGCGAGTTTTTGGTGTTTCTGGCGCTCCTGGGACAAACTATAACGACGATCACGCACGACTGGGTCATTTTGTCTACTTGTTTTTCTGTGTGTGTTTGGCGTTGGATATTTTCTGCATTAATGTTTTCTGTTTACTTTTTGTGTGCACCTTGCTTTGTTCAAAAACGGTGGTTCGAAAGAGGAGGGACGGGGGAATGCTTACGTTTTCCTTTGTACAACTAGAGATAGAGATACCATGACACGAAGCATGTCGGCTGATCTAGCAGCGCCTTGTCTTTACTGTTTTTTGAGACATGCGATATCGGGAATACAAGCTTTTTCTGCGTTCAACTGGGTTCGAATATGGTATTGTGACTATAGATACTCCAAGGTTGATCTTTCGGGATGGTTGATGGTTAGGCTTGCTCAGCATTAGATACTCTACAGACTAATGTCTTGAAATGTTATTAACATGATAGTCTACAGTGATGCATGATATGATGAGTAGCGTGTAAGAGACGGCATCACAAGAACCACGACTACAGCTCATGACATAGACCTCATTCCCACCATCACTCATACAATTGTTGGTACATTTACTCGCCCATCCTACATCACCGAGTAGGCTTCTCATCCTGTAACCTACTGCTTGTGTTCTCCACGGCCATGCTCACCATCTCATCcaactcttcctcttcccactcaccatcctcctcaccGAAAATGCTCCTCCATACCCTGCTCCACATACCCTTCTTGTGCAGCAGAGCAAGGATCATGACACCGGGAAGATGCCACACACTGGCCCAGAACAGACCTCGGGCGCTGCCCTTGTGGCCCTCGTACTTCCAGAAGCGCACGGCCTCTCGCACGAGCCAGGCATTGATGGGAAGACTGGTAACGGCAAAAGACCACTCTGTGACTCCTGCGGCGCAGAGCGATATGCAGAGGGGAATAAAGACGATACTGTATCGCAGAGCGACACGCCCGTTGCGGGCTGGGTTTGTCCATGCCAACATGCGAAGTCCAGCATTTTTGTACTCCTCACGGATGGGCCAGCTCAAGGCCATAAAGTGGGGGAACTGCCATGCAAAGAGCAACCCTGCCATGACCCAACCGCCAATGGACGAGCCGTCATTAGCAAACAGGAGCTCCCTCCAGGAGCCGTCCTTGGTAGCAGTctcgccagcagcagcagcccaaCCCATCAGAGGAGGAATACCTCCAACAACGGCGCCGACCCAGGTGTTGAAGGCTGTGACAGCCTTGAGAGGTGTATACATGCCGGCATAAATGACGATATTGGCGAAACCGAGTCCAGACACAGTGGGGTTGACACCAACATAGAGGGCACCCGTTCCAATGATACCAGACAGGACTCCGAAAATAATGGCGCTTCGCGTTGAGATGAGGCCTCGGACAAGTGGACGGTTGCGAGTTCGGGTCATCTTGGCATCGGTCTTGGACTCGTACAGCATGTTGAAGGTATTCGCGCTAGCGGAGCAAAGAGCAGTGCCGGTCGTGAGGAATAATAATGTGAGTGGGCTCAGACTCGGCGTCTCGGTTGTGCTCGGGGAAAGCATCTCGGGGACGGGATATAGCGCATATGTAGCCATTGCGGTAAGAACAACGAGCATCGTCAATCGGGGTttcgagagggagaggaaggtAGAAATGTGCCGTGGGAGCGAGTCGGTGGGGTGTGAAGCGGCATGGCTTGTAAGAAGAGACGAGGCatctggaggaagaggggttTCTCCTCGAGcggtggcagcagcagcagcttttTCGCGGCGTTgagcttgtcgtcgtcggtgaGGGGCAAGCTCCGGTTCGGATTGGGAGGAATTGGAGGCATTTGAGGTAGTTGACGATACTGTCGAATTGGGTGTTACGGATGCCGAGGCAGAGGTAGAGTAGATGCCATTGGCACGGCGGAGGATGACGAAATCGAGGCAATTGGATCGGTCAAAGAGCCTGTTGGATAGGAAAAACGGCGCACACTTGGACGAGGTGGAAGCGACCATTCTAGGCGCAGgaaaggcggcggcggcagacATCCATCGTCGCGATGGGCCGGTCCTCGGAGCCTTGAGGAGCAGGGACTGGAGCTCCGCGGCGGGGACGAGGCATCGTGGTGGTCGCATGATCGCCGGGCGATGGGTTCATGgccgtcgtcgacgagaCTCAATCCATAACCGACTCGCGGAGCCGAAGAGGTTCGATTGAGTAGAGTAAGCCGGTCGtggattggatggatggttcGACTCTGATGGCAGATTTCTTGGTGGGTTGACCCAATCAGGAAGTGTCTGGGGAAAAGGAAGTGAAACGTGACCAGTCACGTGGGTACCCGCACTTGTTACCTGACGCCCCCACGTTGTTGTCTCTTCCACGCCCTGCACACCATCTTCTTATCATGTTCTTTCTCTGCAGATTGATTCCGGCTAAATGCAATGATTGCAGCAGAGGACCCATCCTGCCGTCTCACAGCTGCAGCAGCTGCCATCGGCAAGTGCCGGGGTGGTTCTCCAGACCTTGAGGATCGTGGCCCAGGTTGAGTGGTTCTCTGGGTCTCAAGACCCAACCTCCATACAACGACCCACGCATTCCACCACATGATCGACTCTCTGCATCGACATTGGCGAAGGACACTAGCGGAGCTTCGAAAAACGGAAGCCTAGAATGGGTCTGGAATAGCTCTCTCGCACCCATCAGGCTCCGCGCATATAGGCGTCGTGCTTCTGATGGCAGTCGCAGCCGCACCGTCAGGGCAATGGAGACGAGAACGACGCCTTTGAACCTTTTGGGAAGCCAAGCCGAGCGAATCACCGATTGACTTTCGGCTCAAGGTTGTCAGATGTCCTCCTAGATCAACAAGGTGGGGTGTGTGTCGACATCAGAATGGGTCACCGAATGCGGCTCACCTGTCTCGAAACGTTCAAATATCTTCGCCTTTGGATGCTTAAACGTGACTAGCATACTCTCAAGAATACATTGCGATTAATTTCGAGCTTTAATTGTTCCAGCGCCGTCCTTTTGACAATGCCGGCTCTCCTCGATGCTCTTCGGCAGACCAGCCAGGTCGACTGCGACACTCTTGACAGTGACGGTACGGACTACTCGGAGATGCTATATTCTT encodes:
- a CDS encoding Protoheme IX farnesyltransferase, mitochondrial, coding for MRPPRCLVPAAELQSLLLKAPRTGPSRRWMSAAAAFPAPRMVASTSSKCAPFFLSNRLFDRSNCLDFVILRRANGIYSTSASASVTPNSTVSSTTSNASNSSQSEPELAPHRRRQAQRREKAAAAATARGETPLPPDASSLLTSHAASHPTDSLPRHISTFLSLSKPRLTMLVVLTAMATYALYPVPEMLSPSTTETPSLSPLTLLFLTTGTALCSASANTFNMLYESKTDAKMTRTRNRPLVRGLISTRSAIIFGVLSGIIGTGALYVGVNPTVSGLGFANIVIYAGMYTPLKAVTAFNTWVGAVVGGIPPLMGWAAAAGETATKDGSWRELLFANDGSSIGGWVMAGLLFAWQFPHFMALSWPIREEYKNAGLRMLAWTNPARNGRVALRYSIVFIPLCISLCAAGVTEWSFAVTSLPINAWLVREAVRFWKYEGHKGSARGLFWASVWHLPGVMILALLHKKGMWSRVWRSIFGEEDGEWEEEELDEMVSMAVENTSSRLQDEKPTR
- a CDS encoding Myb-like domain-containing protein, which encodes MPKHTRAPSNPQNRYNPGLPVSLAPSPLYNQHRMTMPSTYYNIPTTATSSMALQTQAQQPTYESYTSTAPTVSVPPPVQHRASSGAWTPQDDQQLLTARMQGLNWGQIQANYFPTKTPNACRKRHERLMERKGADDWDNLKLQRLAKEYMAMRKEIWSGLAARTGEKWNVVEAKCMSNGLKNLQSAARAAARRDRLESGALSGYDDDSGISGMGLTPVDELDASYSSPETTSSVVHSVPASATASFHQLQSQAQMAALGNAQYGMAAAAAAAYGGGYGGHGYSSSVSSSASAGHGYAAHAGNGHSQGNSPQQYLTTQRPQSSDMGIGNLINRPRANV